The Microbacterium trichothecenolyticum sequence CCGACACCGTCTCGTCGAACGTCGACGAGTACTGGGGCGAGGACTGGAAGTCCTACGGCAGCGAGGACGGCACCTTCTACGCCGCGCCCATGCTCGCCAACCTCAAGGGCTACGTCTGGTACTCGCCGGCGAAGTTCAAGGAGTGGGGCGTCGAGGTCCCCAAGACGCTCGACGAGCTCTTGACCCTCACCGCCACGATCCAGCAGAAGACGGGCGCCGCCCCGTGGTGCGCCGGCTTCGCCTCCGGCGACGCATCGGGCTGGCCCGGCACAGACTGGATCGAGGACATGGTCCTGCGCCAGTCCGGCCCCGACGTCTACGACCAGTGGGTCGCCAACGAGGTCAAGTTCACCGATGCCCCCATCAAGGAGGCGTTCGACACGACGGGCAAGTTCCTGCTCAACCCCGCCTACGTGAACGCCGGCTTCGGCGACGTCCGCAGCATCAACTCGGTCGCCTTCGCCGACGTGGCCGCCAAGGTCGCCGACGGCAGCTGCCCGATGACGCACCAGGCGTCGTTCCTGTCGGCGAACTTCCTCACCGTGACCAACGCCGCGGGCCAGACGCCCACGGTCGCCCCCGACGGCGACGTGTACGCCTTCCTGCTCCCGGGCGTCACCGAGGGTGAGCTCGCTGTCGAGGGTGGCGGCGAATTCGTCGCTGCGTTCTCCGACGACGAGAACGTGCAGAAGGTCGTCGAGTTCATGTCGACGCCGGACTTCGCCAACGCTCGCGTCAAGCTCGGCGGCGTCATCTCGGCCAACAAGGGTGCCGACCCGTCGCTGGCCTCCAGTGAGTTCCTCACCGAGGCGATGGAGACGCTGCAGGACCCGAAGACCACGCTGCGCTTCGACGCCTCCGACCTCATGCCGGCCACCGTCGGCGCGGGATCGTTCTGGAAGGGAATGGTGAGCTGGATCGACGGCACGCCGACCGACCAGGTGCTCAGCGACATCCAGGCCGGATACAACAACTGACCCGGATCTGACCACCGGATGGGTCGCCCGCAGGGCGGGCGGCCCATCCGGTCCCACACTTCTCATCTGCCCGGCCAACCGGGCACATCATCAATGAGCACGCAGCCGTGTTCGGGAGGGCCGTCATGACCGACATCACGAAAGTGGAGACGACGCCGTCGGCGTCACCTCCGGGCGACAGGGCTCCGGCCCGAACGCACGGCTCCGCGAAGACGCATCGCACCACGCTGCTGGTGGTGCTCGTGGGTGTCATCCTCGTGGTGGCGCTCTTCCTCTTCATGGTCACGCGTGCCCCCGCCGACACCAAGCCGACGACGCTGGGGTTCTCGCTCAACAGCTTCTTCATCTGGCTCGGCGGGCTCAGCCCCATCGTGCAGATCCCCCTCGTCCTGCTGGCGTTCGCCGCGGTCGTCGCCGTGCTCCTGCTCCTCATCGAATACGCCCCGCGTGCCGGGAAGGGCTACTTCTGGCTCCGACTCGTGGCATGCTTCGCGATCCCGGTGCTGGCGTTCATGCTGCTGCGCCCGTACCAGAACGCCGTCATCTACGTGCTCGGCATCGCCGTGCTGCTGGGCGCCATCCTCTTCTACGCCGACTACCGCTCGCGTCAGGGCGCCGGCTACCTGTTCCAGTTGATCCTGTTCGCCGCACCCGCGGCGATCCTGCTGCTGCTCGGGCTCGTCTACCCGGCGATCACCACGTTCTTCCAGTCGTTCCTCGACAAGACGGGCGAGAACTTCGTCGGTTTCGACAACTACGTGTGGACCTTCACCAACCCCGAGGGTTTCTGGTCGGTCATCAACACCCTCATCTGGGTGCTCCTCGCGCCCACCATCGCCACCGCGATCGGCCTCGCGTACGCCGTCTTCATCGACCGTGCCGCAGGGGAGAAGTATCTCAAGGTGCTCATCTTCATGCCCTTCGCGATCTCGTTCGTCGGCGCGGGCATCATCTGGAAGTTCGTCTACGACTTCCGTCAGGGCGACCAGATCGGCATCCTGAACGCCATCGTCACGGCCTTCGGCGGTCAGCCGGTCTCGTGGCTGGCGGCCACGCCGCTGATCAACACCCTGCTGCTTGTCGTGGTCTTCATCTGGAGCCAGACGGGACTGGCCATGGTCATCCTGTCCGCCGCCATCAAGGCCGTGCCGCCGGAGCAGAACGAAGCCGCCGAACTCGACGGAGCCAGCGCGTGGGAGCGGTTCATCAACGTCACCGTCCCCGGCATCCGCTCCTCTCTCATCGTGGTGCTCACCACCATCGCGATCGGTGCCCTCAAGATCTACGACATCGTGGCGGTCATGACCGGTGGTCGTAACGACTCGAGCGTGCTGGCGTTCGAGATGGTCAACCAACAGCAGCGGTTCCAGAGCTACGGGCACTCCGCGGCGCTGGCGGTCGTGCTGTTCCTCTTCGTGCTGCCGTTGATCATCTTCAACGTGCGCCAGATCCGGAAGCAGAGGGAAGTGCGATGACCACCTCCACCGTCGTTCTCGAGCCCACCAACGACACCCGCTCGGCCCGGCAGGTCGCTCGCGACACGCGCAAACACGAGGCCATGGCGCGCAAGCGCCTGACGTCGAAGGGCGCCACGATCGCGGCCGTCGTGATCGCGTTCTTCTGGACCATCCCGACGTTCGGTCTGTTCGTCACCTCGTTCCGCCCCGGCTCCGACACGCAGTCGACCGGATGGTGGACGGTGTTCACCGACCCGTCGTTCACGCTGGAGAACTACCGGCTCGCGTTCACCTCGGGCGGCACGGCGCTGACGCTGGCGCAGTCGTTCCTGAACTCGCTCGCGATCACGATCCCGGTCGTGCTGTTCGCGCTCGCCATCGCGTCGCTGATCGCCTACGCCTTCGCGTGGATCGACTTCAAGGGCCGCAACTTCTTCTTCATCTTCATCTTCGCGCTGCAGATCGTGCCGCTGCAGATGGCGCTCGTACCCCTGCTGAGCCTGTTCTCGCGCGGTCTCACGATCAACGAGGTCACGATCTTCCCCGGCTTCGACCTGCGCGGCGTGGAGCACAGCTTCGCGACCGTATGGATCGCGCATGTGATCTTCGCGATGCCGTTGGCCATCTTCCTGCTGCACAACTTCATCGCCGAGATCCCGCACGAGGTCATCGAGGCGGCGCGGGTGGACGGCGCGGGCCACGGGCAGATCTTCTTCCGCCTGATCCTGCCGCTCGCCGCCCCCGCGCTGGCCTCGTTCGCGGTGCTGGAGTTCATCTGGGTGTGGAACGACCTGCTGGTCGCGACGATCTTTGCGCCGTCGTCGTCACTGCCGTTGACGCAATCGCTCAACTCGCTCTCGGGCACGTGGGGCGACCAGTGGTTCCTGCAGTCGGCCGGAACGTTCATCTCGATCCTGGTGCCGTTGGTCGTGTTCTTCTTGTTGCAGCGCTTCTTCGTGCGAGGCCTGCTGGCCGGAGCCACGAAGGGCTGAGTCCGGCTCATACGAAGGGGGCACGGCATCCGGGATGCCGTGCCCCCTCGTCGTGTTCGTGTCGCTGGGGCCGGGCGTGACGGGGCGCCGTCGGCGCGCGCGGGAGCTGGCTGACGCCCCTCGCATAAACGCGATCCACGCGCGTAAACGCGGGGAGAGCGCGTTTATGTGCGCGGATCGCGTTTATGCGTCGGTGGGCGGCGGCGCTATGCGTCGGTGGGAGGCGGCGCGATCTGCGACCGACGCGTCGTCAGGCGCTGCAGCCCAGCCGTGACTGGATGTCGCGCATCGCGTCGATCTCGGCCGACTGGCCGCTCACGATCGTGCCGGCCACTTCCTTCACGCGCACGTCGTCGCCGAGCTCGATCACGGCCTGGGCCATCGGGATGGCGCCCTGGTGGTGG is a genomic window containing:
- a CDS encoding carbohydrate ABC transporter permease, whose protein sequence is MTDITKVETTPSASPPGDRAPARTHGSAKTHRTTLLVVLVGVILVVALFLFMVTRAPADTKPTTLGFSLNSFFIWLGGLSPIVQIPLVLLAFAAVVAVLLLLIEYAPRAGKGYFWLRLVACFAIPVLAFMLLRPYQNAVIYVLGIAVLLGAILFYADYRSRQGAGYLFQLILFAAPAAILLLLGLVYPAITTFFQSFLDKTGENFVGFDNYVWTFTNPEGFWSVINTLIWVLLAPTIATAIGLAYAVFIDRAAGEKYLKVLIFMPFAISFVGAGIIWKFVYDFRQGDQIGILNAIVTAFGGQPVSWLAATPLINTLLLVVVFIWSQTGLAMVILSAAIKAVPPEQNEAAELDGASAWERFINVTVPGIRSSLIVVLTTIAIGALKIYDIVAVMTGGRNDSSVLAFEMVNQQQRFQSYGHSAALAVVLFLFVLPLIIFNVRQIRKQREVR
- a CDS encoding ABC transporter substrate-binding protein, whose protein sequence is MGMSQRTRLLAPVGLLAVGAIALAGCAEGDSSGTATGGETTVRISGGITGSEADLLNQSFEQFTADTGIKVVYTGDKSFEGNIVTKVTGGDAPDIAIVPQPGLLKTLIGTGDVQKASDTVSSNVDEYWGEDWKSYGSEDGTFYAAPMLANLKGYVWYSPAKFKEWGVEVPKTLDELLTLTATIQQKTGAAPWCAGFASGDASGWPGTDWIEDMVLRQSGPDVYDQWVANEVKFTDAPIKEAFDTTGKFLLNPAYVNAGFGDVRSINSVAFADVAAKVADGSCPMTHQASFLSANFLTVTNAAGQTPTVAPDGDVYAFLLPGVTEGELAVEGGGEFVAAFSDDENVQKVVEFMSTPDFANARVKLGGVISANKGADPSLASSEFLTEAMETLQDPKTTLRFDASDLMPATVGAGSFWKGMVSWIDGTPTDQVLSDIQAGYNN
- a CDS encoding carbohydrate ABC transporter permease; the protein is MTTSTVVLEPTNDTRSARQVARDTRKHEAMARKRLTSKGATIAAVVIAFFWTIPTFGLFVTSFRPGSDTQSTGWWTVFTDPSFTLENYRLAFTSGGTALTLAQSFLNSLAITIPVVLFALAIASLIAYAFAWIDFKGRNFFFIFIFALQIVPLQMALVPLLSLFSRGLTINEVTIFPGFDLRGVEHSFATVWIAHVIFAMPLAIFLLHNFIAEIPHEVIEAARVDGAGHGQIFFRLILPLAAPALASFAVLEFIWVWNDLLVATIFAPSSSLPLTQSLNSLSGTWGDQWFLQSAGTFISILVPLVVFFLLQRFFVRGLLAGATKG